From the genome of Leptospira andrefontaineae, one region includes:
- a CDS encoding CPBP family intramembrane glutamic endopeptidase, which produces MQNKNYPFLGALGLCFLVIVTGFGIGIVFAILQSVTKLNLDAKVIAAIGNSASFGLAIWFGLQFSKKEYSEVLRLRSPKVLEVISFAITAIGFSFLLSEADNLFSMLVPKPDFIINLFQGLFDGQNILLSAILLSVVAPLTEEFMFRGVILDKFLKQYSVTASFLLSSFLFGLIHLNPWQFIGSSILGIYMAWVVYKTDSIWNSIIIHAVFNGIPLIVLHGLQLEIPGFSAPIVGKIQILQPLWLDLLGLLITCFGLSFTFFLFKNRNEKTA; this is translated from the coding sequence TTGCAAAATAAAAATTATCCATTCTTAGGAGCGCTTGGCCTTTGCTTCTTAGTTATAGTTACAGGTTTCGGAATAGGGATCGTGTTTGCGATCCTTCAATCCGTTACGAAATTGAACTTAGATGCGAAGGTGATCGCAGCAATCGGTAACTCTGCTTCTTTCGGACTAGCGATTTGGTTCGGACTTCAATTTTCTAAAAAAGAATATTCTGAAGTTTTAAGGCTTCGATCTCCAAAAGTTTTAGAAGTAATTAGTTTCGCGATCACTGCCATCGGTTTTTCATTCCTTCTTTCCGAGGCAGATAATCTGTTTTCGATGTTAGTTCCTAAGCCCGACTTCATCATAAACTTATTCCAAGGGTTATTCGATGGGCAGAATATACTTTTATCTGCGATTTTACTTTCTGTAGTAGCTCCACTGACGGAAGAGTTCATGTTTAGAGGAGTGATCTTGGATAAATTTTTAAAACAGTATTCGGTTACTGCTTCTTTCCTTCTCTCTTCTTTCTTATTTGGGCTGATCCATTTGAATCCTTGGCAATTTATCGGATCCAGTATTTTAGGCATCTATATGGCCTGGGTGGTTTATAAAACGGATTCAATATGGAATTCTATTATTATCCATGCAGTCTTTAATGGGATCCCGCTTATAGTTTTGCACGGACTCCAACTTGAGATCCCTGGTTTTTCAGCTCCAATTGTAGGAAAAATTCAGATCCTTCAACCTCTCTGGCTAGACCTTTTGGGTTTACTGATTACTTGTTTTGGATTATCTTTTACATTCTTTTTGTTTAAAAATAGGAATGAAAAAACTGCATAA
- a CDS encoding FFLEELY motif protein: protein MDLKELEPVRLAVVRSTIERLRHTYSDLLTSIKGYDGIPGFFENNLYAPTNKEERDNALESLYEKLKTVAGKAMTDNIHQIILLNKLTDSLDFDTAKVIIENNLMENGVIPQENLYAALGAAGRFEDRRTQIGMVGDTLKFFFSLSKLPMVKLIMAPIKVAASMVGATSLVDTMEAGYNLSSKIKDLQPFIDSFIDRENRLLGKLINGEKHEPIQF from the coding sequence ATGGATCTGAAAGAACTCGAACCAGTTCGTCTTGCCGTCGTCAGATCCACAATCGAAAGATTGCGTCATACATATTCGGATCTTTTAACCTCGATTAAGGGATACGACGGAATCCCAGGCTTCTTCGAAAACAATCTCTACGCTCCCACCAATAAGGAAGAAAGAGACAATGCACTCGAAAGTTTGTACGAAAAATTAAAAACTGTCGCCGGTAAGGCGATGACAGACAATATCCATCAGATTATTCTACTAAACAAACTCACTGACTCTTTGGATTTTGACACCGCAAAAGTGATCATTGAAAACAATCTCATGGAGAACGGAGTGATCCCTCAAGAAAATCTTTACGCTGCATTAGGTGCAGCAGGCAGATTCGAGGATAGAAGGACACAGATCGGAATGGTAGGAGATACTCTAAAGTTTTTCTTCTCTCTTTCCAAACTTCCCATGGTAAAACTCATCATGGCACCGATCAAAGTTGCAGCATCTATGGTAGGAGCCACTTCTTTGGTAGATACTATGGAAGCAGGCTATAATCTATCTTCAAAGATCAAAGATTTACAACCATTCATTGATTCATTTATAGATAGAGAAAACAGACTTTTAGGTAAACTGATCAACGGCGAAAAACACGAGCCGATCCAATTTTAA
- the coaE gene encoding dephospho-CoA kinase (Dephospho-CoA kinase (CoaE) performs the final step in coenzyme A biosynthesis.) — translation MTRSSLRTDGAFLVGITGMIGGGKSTATRILEELGGVRISADEIARKYTDPDSPISKELIDSLGPEILDESGKIDRKRIAKLVFGSPEKLKILNSLTHPRIRKEFLEVLGSLKQGDLVLWEVPLLFETDSYTLCDATVCVISDPEVSLNRTVERDGISREEAEARAKSQLSLQEKAKKADYSIKNTGDLQDLRKECEYLYAELKGRMK, via the coding sequence ATGACTCGGTCCTCTCTTAGAACTGACGGGGCTTTTCTTGTCGGGATCACTGGGATGATCGGTGGTGGGAAATCCACTGCGACCCGTATCCTAGAAGAATTGGGCGGAGTAAGGATCAGCGCTGACGAGATTGCACGTAAATATACGGATCCGGACAGCCCGATCTCTAAGGAACTGATCGATTCCCTGGGACCGGAAATTTTGGATGAGTCCGGCAAGATAGATCGTAAAAGGATCGCAAAGTTGGTGTTCGGAAGCCCCGAAAAACTGAAGATCCTAAACTCTTTGACCCATCCAAGGATACGTAAGGAGTTTTTAGAAGTCCTGGGCAGCCTGAAACAAGGTGACCTGGTATTGTGGGAAGTCCCACTTCTATTCGAAACGGACTCTTACACTCTTTGTGACGCAACGGTTTGTGTGATCTCGGACCCGGAAGTTTCTTTAAACAGAACGGTCGAAAGGGACGGGATCAGCAGAGAAGAAGCGGAAGCCAGGGCAAAAAGCCAGCTTTCACTTCAGGAAAAAGCAAAGAAGGCCGACTATTCCATTAAGAACACAGGGGATTTGCAGGACCTTCGTAAAGAATGCGAATATTTGTACGCTGAGTTAAAAGGAAGAATGAAATGA
- a CDS encoding porin OmpL1, translating to MIQTTSRIFLILLFLIPGIYLNAKSYVMGSAGLQFDLGDLGGTISTDGLDSSTNYKATATDGTPGALPRLAVIPENRLLTLQHSSAGLISAKTNGAMTGLTLSLGYESDFGKAFFWRINAHYTRKIMGGDTEAKFAGQSFYHMTWDYNAIQIPVNVGIKLSVSEDAAIYIGAGVHYFKGGWSLAGHNRLNDVHEFLVNAGITDTTVLGLVADGTAPSANWENTKFNVSGIAPNWLMGAQARISDKGHIYMEMETLFSFQYGIAHPSSEGGIVGLAPSVAYPQVLGGTQYRFGYKHEI from the coding sequence CACCAGCAGAATATTTCTGATCCTTCTATTCCTAATACCTGGAATCTATTTAAACGCAAAATCATATGTGATGGGTAGTGCAGGACTACAATTTGATTTGGGGGATTTAGGAGGCACTATCTCCACTGATGGTTTGGATTCTTCCACTAATTACAAAGCTACTGCGACGGATGGAACTCCAGGAGCACTTCCTCGACTTGCCGTCATTCCGGAAAATCGTCTACTTACATTACAACATTCTTCCGCTGGTTTGATCAGTGCTAAAACAAACGGCGCAATGACCGGGCTTACTCTTTCCTTAGGATATGAGAGCGATTTTGGAAAAGCTTTCTTCTGGAGAATAAATGCACATTATACTCGCAAAATCATGGGCGGAGATACTGAAGCGAAATTTGCAGGACAATCTTTCTATCATATGACCTGGGACTATAATGCTATCCAAATTCCAGTAAACGTTGGGATCAAACTTTCCGTTTCAGAAGATGCTGCAATTTATATCGGAGCAGGAGTTCATTACTTCAAAGGTGGATGGAGTTTAGCCGGACATAACCGTTTGAATGATGTACATGAATTTTTGGTAAATGCAGGTATTACGGATACTACTGTTCTAGGCTTAGTTGCAGATGGAACAGCCCCTTCCGCGAATTGGGAAAACACAAAATTTAATGTTTCTGGAATCGCTCCGAACTGGCTCATGGGAGCCCAAGCAAGGATCTCAGACAAGGGGCATATCTATATGGAAATGGAAACGTTATTTTCCTTTCAATATGGAATCGCTCATCCAAGCTCAGAAGGTGGAATTGTAGGCTTAGCACCAAGTGTCGCCTATCCTCAAGTTTTAGGCGGAACCCAATATAGATTCGGTTATAAACACGAGATCTGA
- a CDS encoding SPOR domain-containing protein: MKEKIFYVINLDNKRISLLSLFLVGLLFSFFFLGVSVGRKRGQVQDDLALNSNRDNIQSLSSSTVNQAMEESSVTSTIKKEEEVKFRNLPPGAEVVDLRSEVSPAKKEEPSKIEVEAPSSSHPEKKLVRKEKESKKSVHTSPRKATVHKADNDFFVQVAAFKTKEKADELKSSLGGKSYVKKTKNGYFTVRMGNFPSKEDAEKSMKKLPGNLKENALVSKE; encoded by the coding sequence ATGAAGGAAAAAATTTTCTACGTCATCAATCTGGACAATAAAAGGATCTCCCTACTCTCTCTATTTTTAGTGGGACTTCTTTTTTCATTCTTCTTCTTAGGAGTTTCCGTAGGTAGAAAGAGAGGCCAAGTGCAAGACGACCTGGCTCTGAACTCCAATAGAGATAATATACAATCCTTATCTTCTTCCACCGTGAACCAAGCGATGGAAGAATCATCCGTAACTTCTACGATTAAAAAAGAAGAAGAAGTTAAATTTAGAAATCTTCCTCCCGGTGCGGAAGTTGTAGATCTAAGATCTGAAGTTTCTCCTGCAAAAAAAGAAGAACCATCTAAGATAGAAGTAGAAGCTCCATCTTCTTCTCATCCGGAGAAAAAATTAGTCCGGAAAGAAAAGGAATCTAAAAAATCAGTTCACACTTCTCCTCGTAAGGCGACGGTTCACAAGGCTGATAACGATTTTTTTGTTCAAGTAGCTGCATTTAAAACCAAAGAAAAGGCGGATGAACTCAAGTCGTCTTTAGGTGGGAAGTCCTACGTGAAAAAAACCAAAAATGGTTATTTTACTGTTCGTATGGGAAATTTTCCGTCCAAAGAAGACGCTGAAAAATCCATGAAAAAACTTCCTGGTAATTTGAAAGAAAACGCTTTGGTCTCTAAGGAATAA
- a CDS encoding protein-L-isoaspartate O-methyltransferase family protein has translation MENPDLGFVSKFDDAGTVLARERMVRTQISERGIKDPNLLSAFLKVPRHIFLPEQTREYSYEDKAVPIGEEQTISQPYIVAYIANQLQVRSGDTILEIGTGSGYLAAILDLLGAKLLSLEIVPELYERSLGVLESWSPGFTKRNKILLGDALLLTKTKGKFSKFVSSACFPKIPGPGSLVFESLPEEGIAVLPVEWKEEVQLLLTLKKRQNRFEETNRLPVKFVPLLGRTDLV, from the coding sequence ATGGAAAATCCTGATTTAGGCTTCGTCTCCAAATTTGATGATGCGGGGACTGTTCTTGCAAGAGAGAGAATGGTCCGAACACAAATCTCTGAAAGAGGGATCAAGGACCCGAATTTACTTTCTGCATTTCTAAAAGTTCCCAGGCATATTTTCCTTCCTGAACAAACCAGAGAATATTCCTACGAAGACAAAGCAGTTCCGATCGGGGAAGAACAGACTATTTCCCAACCATATATAGTAGCTTATATCGCTAACCAACTCCAGGTAAGATCCGGGGATACAATTTTAGAAATAGGCACAGGTTCCGGATATTTGGCTGCAATTTTGGATTTGCTCGGAGCGAAACTTCTCTCTTTGGAGATCGTTCCTGAATTATATGAAAGATCCTTGGGAGTTTTAGAAAGTTGGTCTCCTGGATTTACGAAAAGAAATAAGATCCTACTCGGAGACGCGTTACTACTTACTAAAACAAAAGGAAAATTTTCCAAGTTTGTATCTTCCGCATGTTTTCCAAAAATTCCGGGACCAGGAAGTTTGGTTTTCGAATCTCTTCCGGAAGAAGGGATCGCAGTTCTTCCGGTAGAATGGAAAGAAGAAGTCCAACTACTTCTTACACTAAAAAAAAGACAGAATCGATTTGAAGAAACGAATCGATTGCCTGTGAAGTTTGTGCCACTCTTGGGAAGAACAGATTTAGTTTAA